One region of Permianibacter fluminis genomic DNA includes:
- the acpS gene encoding holo-ACP synthase, with translation MAVVGIGTDLVVIKRIEEVLGRHAERFVERVLHPNELLRFQDSQHQARYLAKRFAAKEAVSKALGTGIAEGVNLNDIEIANDERGKPHVILHGGAMLRMQAMAARHCHLSISDERDHALAFAVVETE, from the coding sequence ATGGCCGTCGTCGGCATCGGCACCGATCTCGTTGTAATCAAGCGCATCGAGGAAGTGCTTGGTCGTCATGCCGAGCGCTTTGTCGAGCGGGTGCTGCACCCCAACGAGCTGTTGCGGTTTCAGGACAGCCAACACCAGGCACGCTATTTGGCCAAGCGCTTCGCTGCCAAAGAGGCAGTCTCCAAGGCTTTGGGGACCGGAATCGCCGAAGGCGTCAATCTCAACGATATCGAAATTGCCAACGATGAGCGCGGCAAGCCGCACGTGATCCTGCATGGCGGGGCAATGTTGCGAATGCAGGCGATGGCAGCCCGGCATTGCCATCTGAGCATCAGCGATGAGCGTGATCACGCTTTGGCGTTTGCGGTAGTCGAAACCGAATAA
- a CDS encoding DUF4845 domain-containing protein produces the protein MVQQQLMQRQMMKSQRGMTIWSWMFVLGTLGVTALIVMKLAPIYLENMSVKKAVNQVAASSGASSMNKGTVWKNLVKQFYIDEVHSIVEDDVSVEVADDGTKELVVAYEIRKPIMFNVDAVVWFEERVPLKE, from the coding sequence ATGGTTCAACAGCAATTGATGCAGCGGCAAATGATGAAGTCGCAACGCGGCATGACGATTTGGAGTTGGATGTTTGTGCTGGGGACGCTGGGGGTTACGGCGCTGATTGTGATGAAGCTTGCGCCGATATACTTGGAAAATATGTCGGTCAAGAAAGCCGTGAATCAAGTTGCGGCGAGCAGCGGTGCCAGCAGCATGAACAAGGGCACTGTGTGGAAGAATTTAGTAAAGCAGTTCTATATCGACGAAGTGCATAGCATAGTCGAAGACGACGTTAGCGTTGAGGTCGCGGATGACGGCACCAAGGAGTTGGTTGTTGCCTACGAAATTCGCAAACCCATTATGTTCAACGTTGATGCTGTCGTCTGGTTCGAGGAACGGGTCCCGCTGAAGGAATGA
- the recO gene encoding DNA repair protein RecO, with translation MDARAYILHVKPWRDTSVLLEVFCRERGRLRVAARGVKGKRRSPIAGLLQAFIPLHLQLNASRDYLYLQDAEALAPGWPLSPDIALCALYCNELLLRLLPEQDSHPQLFDDYERSLQLLALSQGDDSVIANCLRQFEWALLSELGYGIALDCDEQGEPVRAGQCYRVDADIGIIGSAPVAGGFSGDDLLAFADHNWPANPTEAKRLLRLLLAAHLGSEPLHTRELWRARQVLKQLADEPAGA, from the coding sequence ATGGATGCGCGCGCCTATATTCTGCACGTCAAGCCGTGGCGCGACACCAGCGTCCTGCTGGAGGTTTTTTGTCGGGAGCGCGGCCGGTTGCGGGTGGCTGCACGCGGCGTCAAGGGCAAGCGGCGCTCACCAATCGCCGGGCTGTTGCAAGCGTTTATTCCCCTGCACCTGCAATTGAACGCGTCTCGCGATTATCTCTACTTGCAGGATGCCGAAGCCTTGGCGCCCGGCTGGCCGCTTTCGCCGGACATTGCACTGTGCGCACTCTACTGCAATGAGCTATTGCTGCGCCTGCTGCCGGAACAGGACAGCCATCCACAACTGTTTGACGATTATGAACGCAGTTTGCAATTGCTGGCGCTGAGTCAGGGCGATGACAGTGTGATCGCCAACTGCCTGCGCCAATTTGAGTGGGCATTGCTCAGCGAGCTTGGCTATGGCATTGCACTGGATTGCGACGAACAAGGCGAGCCGGTGCGAGCAGGGCAGTGTTATCGGGTTGATGCTGATATCGGCATCATTGGCAGTGCGCCTGTTGCCGGTGGCTTCAGCGGAGATGACTTGCTTGCTTTTGCCGATCATAATTGGCCGGCCAATCCGACTGAGGCCAAGCGTCTGTTGCGTTTGCTGTTGGCCGCACATCTGGGTAGCGAGCCACTGCATACTCGAGAGCTTTGGCGCGCGCGTCAGGTATTGAAACAGTTGGCAGACGAACCTGCCGGCGCCTGA
- a CDS encoding M36 family metallopeptidase, producing the protein MSKAVAAKQGSIARRAAGALTIALALTSAIAASELSAEPIQTLHRDPVTGEPRFIRLHAEPLPGIGVLRAGEREHAIRQRIAELYALPSGSQDSLTLKGAINQRDGHQLYVFDQRFNGLPILDSRISVLLDGAARLQAISGEISKQTTAVAHSKSETRAAAQLKQALAALGITREVEKTGQDSDGAWHYRAAAPDRAEKSVDEVRANAVYVRQQQQLLPAWRYEITVSTGNRSTLWELVVSETGTVLRQRSLTHDASFQYRVYADASGNFQPFDSPHGDQTPHPTGSAEPPLNPSVVSANLVSLQNAPFSRNDPWLPANATVLRGNNADVYLDKDGINGFSGSDRRVSLSGAGTFDYSFDPNQNVNSNASNQNAAMLQAFYTVNWLHDLFYDAGFNEAAGNGQTSNYSRGGMANDALLLEIQDTEDRNNANMSVPGDGNPPRMQVFIFDGATTHKLTLSGGLTADYDTGSAAFGDQNFDVTGDIVVWNDGVVGSDTDPNTNDADASVFDGCEAHPTPAQITGKIALINRGWCKFQEKAANAQQAGAIGVIIANHLDNSTVAMASIAGGPAVTIGALSIGKADGDALRSALGGAAVSGHMQRTTGPDIDGALDSTLVAHEWGHYLNNRLMNISSQQSQGMDEGWSDFVALVALSRDGDDPDGVYAFSGYVSSDHFHGLRRFPYSTDMSKNGLTFKHIADGVLLPDGRSGATNSEVHATGEVWASMLWEGYSSLLANYPAAEAKTRMLDIIVRAQLLMPSDPDFVEARDAVIAAITDPADQLRFWQGFSKRGLGVGAQAPSKSVDAQTGGSESFVTPLPPTANAGADQTVTEGNSVSLSGSGSDGDSAILSYRWTQLSGPAASLSNGGMGATTRFTAPSISSNATLTFQLTVTDNTGLTATDVVVITEQDNPNASSGGGGGGGGGTSSLLLAGLLSLLAGWRKQK; encoded by the coding sequence ATGAGCAAAGCGGTTGCAGCAAAACAAGGCAGCATTGCACGGCGCGCGGCCGGCGCGCTCACGATTGCCCTTGCACTGACGAGCGCGATCGCAGCAAGCGAGCTAAGTGCTGAGCCCATTCAAACCTTGCATCGTGATCCGGTTACCGGCGAGCCGCGCTTCATCCGCCTGCACGCTGAACCGCTGCCGGGCATCGGTGTTTTGCGGGCCGGCGAACGCGAGCATGCCATTCGGCAGCGCATTGCCGAGCTCTATGCTCTGCCAAGCGGCAGTCAGGACAGCCTGACACTGAAAGGCGCGATCAACCAACGTGATGGCCATCAACTGTATGTGTTTGACCAGCGCTTTAATGGCCTGCCAATACTCGACAGCCGAATCAGCGTGCTGCTCGACGGCGCGGCGCGCCTGCAGGCGATCAGCGGCGAGATCAGCAAGCAAACGACTGCCGTTGCCCACAGCAAATCCGAGACCCGTGCAGCGGCCCAGCTCAAGCAGGCATTGGCGGCGCTGGGCATCACCCGCGAGGTAGAAAAGACCGGCCAAGACAGTGATGGCGCGTGGCATTACCGCGCCGCCGCACCTGACCGCGCGGAAAAATCGGTCGACGAAGTTCGCGCCAATGCCGTCTACGTGCGCCAGCAACAGCAATTGCTGCCGGCCTGGCGCTATGAAATCACGGTCAGCACCGGTAACCGCAGCACATTATGGGAACTGGTGGTAAGCGAAACCGGCACGGTTTTACGTCAACGCTCGCTCACGCACGACGCCAGCTTCCAGTACCGAGTGTATGCGGATGCCAGCGGAAATTTCCAACCCTTTGACAGCCCGCATGGCGACCAAACGCCGCACCCGACCGGATCCGCAGAGCCGCCGTTGAATCCGAGTGTTGTCAGCGCCAATCTGGTGAGTCTGCAAAACGCGCCCTTCTCGCGCAATGATCCATGGCTACCCGCCAATGCCACGGTATTGCGCGGCAATAATGCCGATGTGTATTTGGACAAAGACGGAATCAACGGCTTCAGCGGTAGCGACCGCCGCGTTAGCCTATCAGGTGCTGGAACGTTCGATTACAGCTTCGACCCCAATCAAAACGTCAACAGCAATGCCAGCAACCAGAATGCCGCCATGTTGCAGGCGTTCTACACCGTCAACTGGCTGCATGATCTGTTCTACGATGCCGGCTTCAACGAAGCGGCAGGCAACGGCCAAACCAGCAATTATTCCCGGGGCGGCATGGCGAATGATGCCTTGCTGCTGGAAATTCAGGACACCGAAGACCGCAATAACGCCAACATGAGCGTGCCTGGTGATGGCAACCCGCCACGCATGCAAGTATTTATCTTCGACGGCGCAACCACTCATAAGCTGACGCTCTCCGGCGGCCTGACTGCCGACTACGACACCGGCAGCGCCGCATTCGGTGACCAGAATTTTGATGTCACCGGCGATATCGTCGTCTGGAATGATGGCGTGGTCGGCAGCGATACCGATCCCAACACCAATGATGCCGATGCATCGGTATTCGATGGTTGTGAAGCGCACCCGACACCAGCCCAAATTACCGGCAAGATTGCACTGATCAATCGCGGTTGGTGCAAGTTCCAGGAAAAGGCCGCCAATGCGCAGCAGGCTGGTGCGATCGGTGTGATCATCGCCAACCATTTGGACAACAGCACAGTCGCGATGGCCAGTATTGCCGGCGGCCCCGCGGTGACGATAGGCGCGTTATCCATCGGCAAGGCGGATGGCGATGCGCTACGCAGTGCACTTGGCGGCGCAGCAGTCAGCGGTCACATGCAACGTACAACTGGGCCGGATATTGATGGCGCCCTGGACAGCACCCTGGTTGCGCACGAATGGGGCCATTATCTCAACAACCGGCTGATGAACATCAGCAGCCAACAATCGCAAGGCATGGACGAAGGCTGGTCCGATTTTGTTGCGTTGGTAGCGCTGTCTCGCGACGGTGACGATCCGGATGGCGTCTATGCTTTCTCCGGTTATGTCAGCAGCGATCATTTCCATGGTCTGCGCCGCTTCCCCTACAGCACGGACATGAGCAAAAATGGCCTGACTTTCAAACACATTGCCGACGGAGTCTTGCTGCCGGATGGCCGTTCCGGTGCCACGAACTCCGAAGTGCATGCCACCGGAGAAGTCTGGGCGAGTATGCTATGGGAAGGCTACAGCAGTCTGCTCGCCAACTATCCGGCTGCTGAAGCCAAAACCCGTATGCTCGACATCATTGTCCGGGCACAACTGCTGATGCCAAGCGATCCGGATTTCGTCGAAGCGCGCGACGCTGTCATCGCGGCGATCACCGATCCGGCTGATCAACTGCGGTTCTGGCAAGGTTTCAGCAAACGCGGTCTGGGCGTCGGTGCGCAGGCACCAAGCAAGAGCGTTGACGCGCAAACCGGTGGCAGCGAAAGTTTTGTCACGCCACTGCCACCGACGGCAAATGCGGGCGCTGACCAAACTGTCACCGAAGGCAATAGCGTTAGCTTGAGTGGTTCGGGCAGCGATGGCGATAGCGCTATCCTGAGTTATCGCTGGACCCAGTTGAGCGGACCGGCAGCGAGCCTGAGCAACGGCGGCATGGGAGCGACAACACGCTTTACGGCACCGAGCATCAGCAGCAACGCCACGTTAACGTTTCAGCTGACGGTTACCGACAATACTGGACTCACGGCAACTGACGTCGTGGTCATTACCGAACAAGACAACCCCAATGCCAGCAGTGGCGGAGGTGGTGGCGGCGGCGGTGGCACAAGCTCGCTGCTTCTTGCCGGCTTGCTGAGCTTATTGGCCGGTTGGCGAAAGCAGAAATAA
- the rnc gene encoding ribonuclease III has translation MNPLLLSAFLRRLGYTFTDETLRDTALTHRSASSRHNERLEFLGDALLGHVITSQIYQRFPDASEGELSRMRASLVKEKTLAELATELQLGDVLHLGSGELKSGGFRRESILADALEALIGAIYLDGGFPVCEQVVLRLFADRLEQLPDAGTDKDAKTQLQEALQGARLPLPLYELLGTYGDAHAQTFHVRCTLHDGSQSEGRGSSRRRAEQQAASVLLKQMQRA, from the coding sequence ATGAATCCATTATTGCTATCAGCGTTTTTGCGACGGCTCGGTTATACCTTTACCGATGAAACACTGCGGGATACGGCGTTGACCCATCGTAGTGCCTCATCCCGGCACAATGAACGACTCGAATTTTTGGGTGATGCACTGCTGGGGCACGTCATCACCTCGCAGATTTACCAGCGCTTTCCCGATGCGAGTGAAGGCGAGCTGAGCCGGATGCGGGCCAGTCTGGTCAAGGAAAAAACCCTGGCCGAGCTGGCGACGGAGTTGCAGCTTGGCGATGTGCTGCATCTGGGTTCGGGCGAGCTGAAAAGCGGCGGGTTTCGTCGCGAGTCGATCTTGGCCGATGCACTGGAAGCGCTGATTGGCGCCATCTATCTGGATGGCGGATTCCCAGTCTGTGAACAGGTGGTGCTGCGGCTCTTTGCCGATCGGCTGGAACAACTTCCCGATGCCGGCACCGACAAGGATGCCAAGACCCAATTGCAGGAAGCGCTGCAGGGCGCGCGCTTACCGCTGCCGCTGTATGAATTGCTCGGGACCTATGGTGATGCGCATGCCCAGACTTTTCATGTGCGCTGTACTTTGCACGATGGCAGCCAATCCGAAGGGCGTGGCAGCAGTCGGCGTAGGGCAGAACAACAGGCCGCCAGTGTTTTGCTCAAGCAAATGCAACGCGCGTAA
- the era gene encoding GTPase Era, with protein sequence MTQKCGYVAIVGRPNVGKSTLMNRLIGQKISITSRRPQTTRHRILGIHTEGDTQILFVDTPGLHKQEARAINRYMNRAAASSVADVDAIIWVVEGLAFTEDDELVLERLKEAKAPILLFVNKVDTIHPKERLLPHLAVLGAKRNFAEIVPGSAQSDRNIDTLLKVLSKYIPENEHIFGPDEVTDRSQRFLAAEFIREKLMRSLGAELPYATTVEIEQFKHDETGRAEIHAVIFVERAGQKAIVIGDKGERIKQIGQDARLDMEKLFSCKVFLELWVKVKDGWADDERALRSLGYTEE encoded by the coding sequence ATGACTCAGAAATGCGGCTATGTCGCCATCGTCGGCCGGCCCAATGTCGGCAAGTCAACGCTGATGAACCGGCTGATCGGCCAAAAGATCAGCATTACCTCGCGGCGGCCGCAGACTACTCGCCACCGCATTCTGGGTATTCATACCGAAGGCGATACCCAGATTCTGTTTGTGGATACACCCGGCTTGCACAAGCAGGAAGCGCGCGCGATCAATCGCTACATGAACCGGGCCGCAGCGTCATCCGTTGCCGATGTTGATGCCATCATCTGGGTGGTCGAAGGACTGGCGTTTACCGAAGATGACGAGCTGGTGCTGGAACGGTTGAAAGAGGCCAAGGCGCCGATACTCTTGTTCGTCAACAAGGTCGACACAATACACCCCAAGGAGCGTTTGCTGCCGCATTTGGCAGTGCTTGGTGCGAAGCGCAATTTCGCCGAAATTGTGCCGGGCTCGGCCCAGTCTGACCGCAATATCGACACCTTGCTGAAGGTGTTGAGCAAATACATTCCCGAGAATGAACACATTTTCGGTCCCGACGAAGTGACCGATCGCAGTCAGCGCTTTTTGGCTGCAGAGTTCATCCGGGAAAAGCTGATGCGCAGTCTTGGCGCCGAGTTGCCTTACGCCACTACGGTGGAAATTGAGCAGTTCAAGCATGATGAAACCGGCCGGGCGGAAATCCACGCGGTCATTTTCGTTGAGCGGGCCGGGCAAAAGGCGATTGTCATTGGCGACAAGGGTGAGCGGATCAAGCAAATCGGTCAGGACGCTCGACTCGATATGGAAAAACTGTTCAGCTGCAAAGTTTTTCTGGAGCTCTGGGTCAAGGTCAAAGACGGCTGGGCTGATGACGAACGCGCACTGCGCAGCCTCGGCTATACCGAAGAGTGA
- the pdxJ gene encoding pyridoxine 5'-phosphate synthase: MNANHVNRGPCLLGVNIDHIATVRNARGSRYPEPVQAALLAEQAGADGITVHLREDRRHIRDRDVHILKESLGTRMNLEMAVTEEMLGIACAIKPAFCCLVPEKRVELTTEGGLDVAGHETTIKAACQRLAEQGILVSLFIDADEAQIEAAIRCGAPYIELHTGAYAESEGEQQKLELQRIAHAAKFAARRGLIVNAGHGLHYHNVQAIARLPELYELNIGHAIVARALFVGLDQAVREIKRLMVEARPWPSSASAPISL, encoded by the coding sequence ATGAATGCCAATCACGTGAATCGTGGCCCTTGTCTGTTGGGTGTCAATATTGATCACATTGCCACGGTCCGGAATGCCCGCGGTTCGCGCTATCCGGAGCCGGTGCAGGCAGCATTGCTGGCCGAACAGGCCGGTGCGGACGGCATTACCGTGCACCTGCGGGAAGACCGCCGCCATATTCGTGATCGCGATGTTCATATTCTGAAAGAAAGCTTGGGCACGCGCATGAACCTGGAGATGGCCGTAACCGAGGAAATGCTCGGTATTGCTTGTGCCATCAAGCCCGCGTTCTGCTGCCTGGTGCCGGAGAAGCGGGTAGAGCTCACCACCGAAGGCGGGCTTGATGTTGCCGGGCACGAAACGACCATCAAGGCTGCCTGTCAACGTCTGGCAGAACAAGGCATTCTGGTGTCACTGTTTATCGATGCCGACGAAGCCCAAATCGAAGCCGCCATTCGCTGCGGCGCGCCGTATATCGAGCTGCATACCGGCGCCTACGCGGAAAGCGAGGGCGAGCAGCAAAAACTGGAGCTGCAACGCATTGCCCATGCCGCCAAGTTTGCTGCGCGCCGTGGCTTGATTGTCAACGCTGGGCACGGTCTGCATTACCACAATGTGCAAGCCATCGCGCGCTTGCCGGAGTTGTATGAGCTCAATATCGGTCACGCCATTGTGGCGCGGGCATTGTTCGTCGGTCTTGATCAGGCCGTGCGTGAAATCAAACGCTTGATGGTGGAGGCAAGACCATGGCCGTCGTCGGCATCGGCACCGATCTCGTTGTAA
- the lepB gene encoding signal peptidase I: MDFSLILFVATSICGAIWLFDALMLAPRRRLAVAASGAAASESGAAATSAVLAKEPALVEQAKSFFPILLAIFLLRSFLFEPFRIPSGSMKPTLVEGDFILVNKFSYGIRLPVVNKKVVALSDPARGDVVVFRFPENPSQDFIKRVVGLPGDRIRYADKTLFVEPACKVPAGTACPQPFKVDRELVAAAGFDDNGVPADVWQEQLGEHKHQLLIHPDRVDMEPYFYQHRNEWVVPEGHYFALGDNRDRSHDGRYWGFIPDENLKGRAVAVWLHLDFGLDIPFLGWVPTGISFSRVGGIN; encoded by the coding sequence ATGGACTTTTCGCTGATTCTGTTTGTTGCCACCAGCATTTGCGGGGCGATCTGGCTGTTTGATGCGCTGATGCTGGCACCGCGCCGGCGGCTGGCGGTAGCGGCGTCGGGAGCAGCAGCCAGTGAGTCAGGTGCAGCGGCTACCTCGGCCGTGTTGGCAAAAGAACCGGCGCTGGTCGAGCAGGCCAAATCCTTCTTCCCTATTTTGCTGGCTATCTTCTTGCTGCGGTCATTTCTGTTCGAGCCGTTTCGGATTCCGTCCGGGTCGATGAAGCCTACCCTGGTCGAAGGCGACTTTATTCTGGTCAACAAGTTCAGCTATGGCATTCGGCTGCCGGTGGTGAACAAGAAAGTCGTCGCCTTGTCGGATCCGGCCCGCGGCGATGTGGTGGTGTTCCGTTTCCCGGAAAATCCCAGCCAGGATTTCATCAAGCGGGTCGTTGGCCTGCCGGGTGACCGCATTCGCTATGCCGACAAGACGCTGTTTGTCGAACCTGCCTGCAAGGTCCCGGCTGGCACGGCTTGCCCGCAACCGTTCAAGGTGGACCGGGAGTTGGTCGCCGCTGCCGGCTTTGATGACAACGGCGTGCCGGCCGATGTCTGGCAGGAACAGCTGGGTGAACACAAGCATCAGCTGCTGATTCACCCTGACCGGGTGGACATGGAGCCATATTTCTACCAGCATCGTAATGAGTGGGTGGTGCCGGAAGGGCATTACTTTGCTCTGGGCGATAACCGTGACCGCAGTCATGACGGCCGTTACTGGGGTTTCATCCCGGATGAGAATCTCAAAGGTCGTGCTGTGGCAGTCTGGCTGCATCTGGATTTTGGCCTGGACATCCCCTTTCTGGGTTGGGTACCGACCGGTATCAGCTTCAGCAGGGTTGGTGGCATAAACTAA